A genomic region of Choristoneura fumiferana chromosome 17, NRCan_CFum_1, whole genome shotgun sequence contains the following coding sequences:
- the LOC141437434 gene encoding potassium/sodium hyperpolarization-activated cyclic nucleotide-gated channel 2-like, with translation MTENSFNPTNPQNCSWLTIGQLWNASSHDRFLYSIERAVGMLRENVNMNLIEQRGCFEIFFIIFWLIAELLVLHCSFKYMIAFFGTESARAKYYMMSRQVEAYMNNRRFPPRIKKKVLKFYAIRFQSHFFVESRMMACVSGQLRNDMVMYTGRQLVRELFFLKQLPRLLLMEITLRFKLVIFIEGDIIFKIHTIGDEIYFIHKGTVAIYSESGREVCHLEDGEYFGGIALVMKHRLRTASAVAVTNCELFSLSRDDFETISCYPTVYDEIKRVATQRQESMRVLDEHFRLQQHIRSGELLEVQLG, from the exons ATGACGGAGAACAGTTTTAATCCAACTAATCCGCAAAACTGTTCGTGGCTAACTATTGGACAACTGTGGAATGCATCTTCGCACGACAGGTTCTTGTATAGCATTGAAAGAGCTG TTGGAATGTTGAGGGAGAACGTGAACATGAATTTAATTGAACAGAGAGGATGCTTCGAGATATTCTTCATCATATTCTGGCTCATTGCAGAA TTGCTAGTATTGCACTGCTCATTCAAATACATGATCGCGTTTTTCGGCACTGAGTCAGCTCGCGCGAAGTATTACATGATGTCGCGTCAAGTCGAGGCTTACATGAACAACCGACGTTTTCCGCCGAGAATCAAGAAGAAAGTCCTCAAGTTCTACGCTATTCGCTTTCAGTCGCACTTCTTTGTg GAATCACGCATGATGGCATGTGTGTCAGGCCAGCTTCGTAATGACATGGTCATGTACACGGGTCGGCAGCTTGTCCGTGAATTGTTCTTCTTGAAGCAGCTACCGCGGCTTCTGCTTATGGAAATTACTTTGCGGTTCAAACTTGTCATCTTTATAGAGGGAGATATCATTTTCAAGATTCATACTATTG GCGATGAAATCTACTTCATTCACAAAGGCACCGTAGCAATATACAGCGAGTCGGGCCGCGAAGTCTGCCACCTAGAAGATGGTGAATACTTCGGTGGTATAGCTCTAGTGATGAAACATAGACTCCGCACCGCTTCCGCTGTCGCAGTAACCAACTGCGAACTGTTCAGTCTGAGCCGAGACGACTTTGAGACTATATCTTGTTATCCAACGGTGTACGATGAGATAAAGAGAGTGGCTACGCAAAGGCAGGAATCCATGCGAGTGCTTGATGAACATTTTAGGCTGCAGCAACATATTAGGAGTGGGGAATTGCTTGAAGTGCAGTTGGGTTAG
- the LOC141436998 gene encoding uncharacterized protein isoform X4, with the protein MLPKRNQTKQVQDKLQQFSETYPRFDSSQAERRTSSLYVQVICIFKCGKVSTVHRIPVFYTPIQQDAFLDGNYRLCVHCGIQLIDAVMDKPNSSDTRTTTIYHHVLRIPILLIYFNNIAKVLRMGVPLKTAIEVVLLLVTYVCWNIVFQFAVEYMTENSFNPTNPQNCSWLTIGQLWNASSHDRFLYSIERAVGMLRENVNMNLIEQRGCFEIFFIIFWLIAELLVLHCSFKYMIAFFGTESARAKYYMMSRQVEAYMNNRRFPPRIKKKVLKFYAIRFQSHFFVESRMMACVSGQLRNDMVMYTGRQLVRELFFLKQLPRLLLMEITLRFKLVIFIEGDIIFKIHTIGDEIYFIHKGTVAIYSESGREVCHLEDGEYFGGIALVMKHRLRTASAVAVTNCELFSLSRDDFETISCYPTVYDEIKRVATQRQESMRVLDEHFRLQQHIRSGELLEVQLG; encoded by the exons ATGTTGCCTAAAAGAAATCAAACCAAGCAAGTACAAGATAAACTGCAGCAGTTTTCGGAAACGTATCCTAGATTTGACAGCAGTCAGGCCGAGCGACGTACGAGCTCATTATATGTTCAG GTCATATGCATCTTTAAATGCGGAAAAGTATCGACAGTTCACCGAATACCCGTGTTCTATACACCCATTCAGCAAGATGCGTTTCTGGATGGAAATTATCGTCTGTGTGTGCATTGTGGTATCCAACTCATTGATGCCGTTATGGATAAGCCAAACTCATCCGATACAAGAA CAACCACTATATATCACCAT GTTTTAAGGATTCCAATTCTACTCATCTATTTTAATAACATAGCAAAAGTCTTAAGGATGGGG GTGCCACTAAAAACAGCGATAGAAGTCGTGCTCTTGTTGGTGACGTACGTATGTTGGAACATAGTATTCCAATTCGCTGTGGAATACATGACGGAGAACAGTTTTAATCCAACTAATCCGCAAAACTGTTCGTGGCTAACTATTGGACAACTGTGGAATGCATCTTCGCACGACAGGTTCTTGTATAGCATTGAAAGAGCTG TTGGAATGTTGAGGGAGAACGTGAACATGAATTTAATTGAACAGAGAGGATGCTTCGAGATATTCTTCATCATATTCTGGCTCATTGCAGAA TTGCTAGTATTGCACTGCTCATTCAAATACATGATCGCGTTTTTCGGCACTGAGTCAGCTCGCGCGAAGTATTACATGATGTCGCGTCAAGTCGAGGCTTACATGAACAACCGACGTTTTCCGCCGAGAATCAAGAAGAAAGTCCTCAAGTTCTACGCTATTCGCTTTCAGTCGCACTTCTTTGTg GAATCACGCATGATGGCATGTGTGTCAGGCCAGCTTCGTAATGACATGGTCATGTACACGGGTCGGCAGCTTGTCCGTGAATTGTTCTTCTTGAAGCAGCTACCGCGGCTTCTGCTTATGGAAATTACTTTGCGGTTCAAACTTGTCATCTTTATAGAGGGAGATATCATTTTCAAGATTCATACTATTG GCGATGAAATCTACTTCATTCACAAAGGCACCGTAGCAATATACAGCGAGTCGGGCCGCGAAGTCTGCCACCTAGAAGATGGGGAATACTTCGGTGGTATAGCTCTAGTGATGAAACATAGACTCCGCACCGCTTCCGCTGTCGCAGTAACCAACTGCGAACTGTTCAGTCTGAGCCGAGACGACTTTGAGACTATATCTTGTTATCCAACGGTGTACGATGAGATAAAGAGAGTGGCTACGCAAAGGCAGGAATCCATGCGAGTGCTTGATGAACATTTTAGGCTGCAGCAACATATTAGGAGTGGGGAATTGCTTGAAGTGCAGTTGGGTTAG
- the LOC141436998 gene encoding uncharacterized protein isoform X6: MFQYIMCSTEVICIFKCGKVSTVHRIPVFYTPIQQDAFLDGNYRLCVHCGIQLIDAVMDKPNSSDTRTTTIYHHVLRIPILLIYFNNIAKVLRMGVPLKTAIEVVLLLVTYVCWNIVFQFAVEYMTENSFNPTNPQNCSWLTIGQLWNASSHDRFLYSIERAVGMLRENVNMNLIEQRGCFEIFFIIFWLIAELLVLHCSFKYMIAFFGTESARAKYYMMSRQVEAYMNNRRFPPRIKKKVLKFYAIRFQSHFFVESRMMACVSGQLRNDMVMYTGRQLVRELFFLKQLPRLLLMEITLRFKLVIFIEGDIIFKIHTIGDEIYFIHKGTVAIYSESGREVCHLEDGEYFGGIALVMKHRLRTASAVAVTNCELFSLSRDDFETISCYPTVYDEIKRVATQRQESMRVLDEHFRLQQHIRSGELLEVQLG, translated from the exons ATGTTTCAATACATAATGTGTAGCACAGAG GTCATATGCATCTTTAAATGCGGAAAAGTATCGACAGTTCACCGAATACCCGTGTTCTATACACCCATTCAGCAAGATGCGTTTCTGGATGGAAATTATCGTCTGTGTGTGCATTGTGGTATCCAACTCATTGATGCCGTTATGGATAAGCCAAACTCATCCGATACAAGAA CAACCACTATATATCACCAT GTTTTAAGGATTCCAATTCTACTCATCTATTTTAATAACATAGCAAAAGTCTTAAGGATGGGG GTGCCACTAAAAACAGCGATAGAAGTCGTGCTCTTGTTGGTGACGTACGTATGTTGGAACATAGTATTCCAATTCGCTGTGGAATACATGACGGAGAACAGTTTTAATCCAACTAATCCGCAAAACTGTTCGTGGCTAACTATTGGACAACTGTGGAATGCATCTTCGCACGACAGGTTCTTGTATAGCATTGAAAGAGCTG TTGGAATGTTGAGGGAGAACGTGAACATGAATTTAATTGAACAGAGAGGATGCTTCGAGATATTCTTCATCATATTCTGGCTCATTGCAGAA TTGCTAGTATTGCACTGCTCATTCAAATACATGATCGCGTTTTTCGGCACTGAGTCAGCTCGCGCGAAGTATTACATGATGTCGCGTCAAGTCGAGGCTTACATGAACAACCGACGTTTTCCGCCGAGAATCAAGAAGAAAGTCCTCAAGTTCTACGCTATTCGCTTTCAGTCGCACTTCTTTGTg GAATCACGCATGATGGCATGTGTGTCAGGCCAGCTTCGTAATGACATGGTCATGTACACGGGTCGGCAGCTTGTCCGTGAATTGTTCTTCTTGAAGCAGCTACCGCGGCTTCTGCTTATGGAAATTACTTTGCGGTTCAAACTTGTCATCTTTATAGAGGGAGATATCATTTTCAAGATTCATACTATTG GCGATGAAATCTACTTCATTCACAAAGGCACCGTAGCAATATACAGCGAGTCGGGCCGCGAAGTCTGCCACCTAGAAGATGGGGAATACTTCGGTGGTATAGCTCTAGTGATGAAACATAGACTCCGCACCGCTTCCGCTGTCGCAGTAACCAACTGCGAACTGTTCAGTCTGAGCCGAGACGACTTTGAGACTATATCTTGTTATCCAACGGTGTACGATGAGATAAAGAGAGTGGCTACGCAAAGGCAGGAATCCATGCGAGTGCTTGATGAACATTTTAGGCTGCAGCAACATATTAGGAGTGGGGAATTGCTTGAAGTGCAGTTGGGTTAG
- the LOC141436998 gene encoding uncharacterized protein isoform X5: MLPKRNQTKQVQDKLQQFSETYPRFDSSQAERRTSSLYVQVICIFKCGKVSTVHRIPVFYTPIQQDAFLDGNYRLCVHCGIQLIDAVMDKPNSSDTRTTTIYHHVPLKTAIEVVLLLVTYVCWNIVFQFAVEYMTENSFNPTNPQNCSWLTIGQLWNASSHDRFLYSIERAVGMLRENVNMNLIEQRGCFEIFFIIFWLIAELLVLHCSFKYMIAFFGTESARAKYYMMSRQVEAYMNNRRFPPRIKKKVLKFYAIRFQSHFFVESRMMACVSGQLRNDMVMYTGRQLVRELFFLKQLPRLLLMEITLRFKLVIFIEGDIIFKIHTIGDEIYFIHKGTVAIYSESGREVCHLEDGEYFGGIALVMKHRLRTASAVAVTNCELFSLSRDDFETISCYPTVYDEIKRVATQRQESMRVLDEHFRLQQHIRSGELLEVQLG; the protein is encoded by the exons ATGTTGCCTAAAAGAAATCAAACCAAGCAAGTACAAGATAAACTGCAGCAGTTTTCGGAAACGTATCCTAGATTTGACAGCAGTCAGGCCGAGCGACGTACGAGCTCATTATATGTTCAG GTCATATGCATCTTTAAATGCGGAAAAGTATCGACAGTTCACCGAATACCCGTGTTCTATACACCCATTCAGCAAGATGCGTTTCTGGATGGAAATTATCGTCTGTGTGTGCATTGTGGTATCCAACTCATTGATGCCGTTATGGATAAGCCAAACTCATCCGATACAAGAA CAACCACTATATATCACCAT GTGCCACTAAAAACAGCGATAGAAGTCGTGCTCTTGTTGGTGACGTACGTATGTTGGAACATAGTATTCCAATTCGCTGTGGAATACATGACGGAGAACAGTTTTAATCCAACTAATCCGCAAAACTGTTCGTGGCTAACTATTGGACAACTGTGGAATGCATCTTCGCACGACAGGTTCTTGTATAGCATTGAAAGAGCTG TTGGAATGTTGAGGGAGAACGTGAACATGAATTTAATTGAACAGAGAGGATGCTTCGAGATATTCTTCATCATATTCTGGCTCATTGCAGAA TTGCTAGTATTGCACTGCTCATTCAAATACATGATCGCGTTTTTCGGCACTGAGTCAGCTCGCGCGAAGTATTACATGATGTCGCGTCAAGTCGAGGCTTACATGAACAACCGACGTTTTCCGCCGAGAATCAAGAAGAAAGTCCTCAAGTTCTACGCTATTCGCTTTCAGTCGCACTTCTTTGTg GAATCACGCATGATGGCATGTGTGTCAGGCCAGCTTCGTAATGACATGGTCATGTACACGGGTCGGCAGCTTGTCCGTGAATTGTTCTTCTTGAAGCAGCTACCGCGGCTTCTGCTTATGGAAATTACTTTGCGGTTCAAACTTGTCATCTTTATAGAGGGAGATATCATTTTCAAGATTCATACTATTG GCGATGAAATCTACTTCATTCACAAAGGCACCGTAGCAATATACAGCGAGTCGGGCCGCGAAGTCTGCCACCTAGAAGATGGGGAATACTTCGGTGGTATAGCTCTAGTGATGAAACATAGACTCCGCACCGCTTCCGCTGTCGCAGTAACCAACTGCGAACTGTTCAGTCTGAGCCGAGACGACTTTGAGACTATATCTTGTTATCCAACGGTGTACGATGAGATAAAGAGAGTGGCTACGCAAAGGCAGGAATCCATGCGAGTGCTTGATGAACATTTTAGGCTGCAGCAACATATTAGGAGTGGGGAATTGCTTGAAGTGCAGTTGGGTTAG
- the LOC141436998 gene encoding potassium/sodium hyperpolarization-activated cyclic nucleotide-gated channel 2-like isoform X3, giving the protein MRFWMEIIVCVCIVVSNSLMPLWISQTHPIQEQPLYITMLVFDFLYLINIIANCFTGFVSGKNHQYVVLNKRNILWRYAKTWLFVDAVVLACNIIDHKSKKNQTLVVAIVCSKVLRIPILLIYFNNIAKVLRMGVPLKTAIEVVLLLVTYVCWNIVFQFAVEYMTENSFNPTNPQNCSWLTIGQLWNASSHDRFLYSIERAVGMLRENVNMNLIEQRGCFEIFFIIFWLIAELLVLHCSFKYMIAFFGTESARAKYYMMSRQVEAYMNNRRFPPRIKKKVLKFYAIRFQSHFFVESRMMACVSGQLRNDMVMYTGRQLVRELFFLKQLPRLLLMEITLRFKLVIFIEGDIIFKIHTIGDEIYFIHKGTVAIYSESGREVCHLEDGEYFGGIALVMKHRLRTASAVAVTNCELFSLSRDDFETISCYPTVYDEIKRVATQRQESMRVLDEHFRLQQHIRSGELLEVQLG; this is encoded by the exons ATGCGTTTCTGGATGGAAATTATCGTCTGTGTGTGCATTGTGGTATCCAACTCATTGATGCCGTTATGGATAAGCCAAACTCATCCGATACAAGAA CAACCACTATATATCACCATGTTAGTATTCGACTTTCtttatttgataaatattaTCGCCAATTGCTTCACGGGATTTGTGAGTGGAAAGAATCACCAATACGTTGTCTTAAATAAACGGAATATCCTCTGGCGATACGCTAAGACTTGGCTATTCGTCGACGCTGTGGTTCTGGCGTGTAATATAATAGATCATAAGAGCAAGAAAAACCAGACTTTAGTCGTAGCTATTGTATGTTCGAAGGTTTTAAGGATTCCAATTCTACTCATCTATTTTAATAACATAGCAAAAGTCTTAAGGATGGGG GTGCCACTAAAAACAGCGATAGAAGTCGTGCTCTTGTTGGTGACGTACGTATGTTGGAACATAGTATTCCAATTCGCTGTGGAATACATGACGGAGAACAGTTTTAATCCAACTAATCCGCAAAACTGTTCGTGGCTAACTATTGGACAACTGTGGAATGCATCTTCGCACGACAGGTTCTTGTATAGCATTGAAAGAGCTG TTGGAATGTTGAGGGAGAACGTGAACATGAATTTAATTGAACAGAGAGGATGCTTCGAGATATTCTTCATCATATTCTGGCTCATTGCAGAA TTGCTAGTATTGCACTGCTCATTCAAATACATGATCGCGTTTTTCGGCACTGAGTCAGCTCGCGCGAAGTATTACATGATGTCGCGTCAAGTCGAGGCTTACATGAACAACCGACGTTTTCCGCCGAGAATCAAGAAGAAAGTCCTCAAGTTCTACGCTATTCGCTTTCAGTCGCACTTCTTTGTg GAATCACGCATGATGGCATGTGTGTCAGGCCAGCTTCGTAATGACATGGTCATGTACACGGGTCGGCAGCTTGTCCGTGAATTGTTCTTCTTGAAGCAGCTACCGCGGCTTCTGCTTATGGAAATTACTTTGCGGTTCAAACTTGTCATCTTTATAGAGGGAGATATCATTTTCAAGATTCATACTATTG GCGATGAAATCTACTTCATTCACAAAGGCACCGTAGCAATATACAGCGAGTCGGGCCGCGAAGTCTGCCACCTAGAAGATGGGGAATACTTCGGTGGTATAGCTCTAGTGATGAAACATAGACTCCGCACCGCTTCCGCTGTCGCAGTAACCAACTGCGAACTGTTCAGTCTGAGCCGAGACGACTTTGAGACTATATCTTGTTATCCAACGGTGTACGATGAGATAAAGAGAGTGGCTACGCAAAGGCAGGAATCCATGCGAGTGCTTGATGAACATTTTAGGCTGCAGCAACATATTAGGAGTGGGGAATTGCTTGAAGTGCAGTTGGGTTAG
- the LOC141436998 gene encoding potassium/sodium hyperpolarization-activated cyclic nucleotide-gated channel 2-like isoform X2, whose protein sequence is MLPKRNQTKQVQDKLQQFSETYPRFDSSQAERRTSSLYVQQPLYITMLVFDFLYLINIIANCFTGFVSGKNHQYVVLNKRNILWRYAKTWLFVDAVVLACNIIDHKSKKNQTLVVAIVCSKVLRIPILLIYFNNIAKVLRMGVPLKTAIEVVLLLVTYVCWNIVFQFAVEYMTENSFNPTNPQNCSWLTIGQLWNASSHDRFLYSIERAVGMLRENVNMNLIEQRGCFEIFFIIFWLIAELLVLHCSFKYMIAFFGTESARAKYYMMSRQVEAYMNNRRFPPRIKKKVLKFYAIRFQSHFFVESRMMACVSGQLRNDMVMYTGRQLVRELFFLKQLPRLLLMEITLRFKLVIFIEGDIIFKIHTIGDEIYFIHKGTVAIYSESGREVCHLEDGEYFGGIALVMKHRLRTASAVAVTNCELFSLSRDDFETISCYPTVYDEIKRVATQRQESMRVLDEHFRLQQHIRSGELLEVQLG, encoded by the exons ATGTTGCCTAAAAGAAATCAAACCAAGCAAGTACAAGATAAACTGCAGCAGTTTTCGGAAACGTATCCTAGATTTGACAGCAGTCAGGCCGAGCGACGTACGAGCTCATTATATGTTCAG CAACCACTATATATCACCATGTTAGTATTCGACTTTCtttatttgataaatattaTCGCCAATTGCTTCACGGGATTTGTGAGTGGAAAGAATCACCAATACGTTGTCTTAAATAAACGGAATATCCTCTGGCGATACGCTAAGACTTGGCTATTCGTCGACGCTGTGGTTCTGGCGTGTAATATAATAGATCATAAGAGCAAGAAAAACCAGACTTTAGTCGTAGCTATTGTATGTTCGAAGGTTTTAAGGATTCCAATTCTACTCATCTATTTTAATAACATAGCAAAAGTCTTAAGGATGGGG GTGCCACTAAAAACAGCGATAGAAGTCGTGCTCTTGTTGGTGACGTACGTATGTTGGAACATAGTATTCCAATTCGCTGTGGAATACATGACGGAGAACAGTTTTAATCCAACTAATCCGCAAAACTGTTCGTGGCTAACTATTGGACAACTGTGGAATGCATCTTCGCACGACAGGTTCTTGTATAGCATTGAAAGAGCTG TTGGAATGTTGAGGGAGAACGTGAACATGAATTTAATTGAACAGAGAGGATGCTTCGAGATATTCTTCATCATATTCTGGCTCATTGCAGAA TTGCTAGTATTGCACTGCTCATTCAAATACATGATCGCGTTTTTCGGCACTGAGTCAGCTCGCGCGAAGTATTACATGATGTCGCGTCAAGTCGAGGCTTACATGAACAACCGACGTTTTCCGCCGAGAATCAAGAAGAAAGTCCTCAAGTTCTACGCTATTCGCTTTCAGTCGCACTTCTTTGTg GAATCACGCATGATGGCATGTGTGTCAGGCCAGCTTCGTAATGACATGGTCATGTACACGGGTCGGCAGCTTGTCCGTGAATTGTTCTTCTTGAAGCAGCTACCGCGGCTTCTGCTTATGGAAATTACTTTGCGGTTCAAACTTGTCATCTTTATAGAGGGAGATATCATTTTCAAGATTCATACTATTG GCGATGAAATCTACTTCATTCACAAAGGCACCGTAGCAATATACAGCGAGTCGGGCCGCGAAGTCTGCCACCTAGAAGATGGGGAATACTTCGGTGGTATAGCTCTAGTGATGAAACATAGACTCCGCACCGCTTCCGCTGTCGCAGTAACCAACTGCGAACTGTTCAGTCTGAGCCGAGACGACTTTGAGACTATATCTTGTTATCCAACGGTGTACGATGAGATAAAGAGAGTGGCTACGCAAAGGCAGGAATCCATGCGAGTGCTTGATGAACATTTTAGGCTGCAGCAACATATTAGGAGTGGGGAATTGCTTGAAGTGCAGTTGGGTTAG
- the LOC141436998 gene encoding potassium/sodium hyperpolarization-activated cyclic nucleotide-gated channel 2-like isoform X1, giving the protein MMPSVQSFIQEPAKAKEAKHPYFTHHECCLKEIKPSKYKINCSSFRKRILDLTAVRPSDVRAHYMFRSYASLNAEKYRQFTEYPCSIHPFSKMRFWMEIIVCVCIVVSNSLMPLWISQTHPIQEQPLYITMLVFDFLYLINIIANCFTGFVSGKNHQYVVLNKRNILWRYAKTWLFVDAVVLACNIIDHKSKKNQTLVVAIVCSKVLRIPILLIYFNNIAKVLRMGVPLKTAIEVVLLLVTYVCWNIVFQFAVEYMTENSFNPTNPQNCSWLTIGQLWNASSHDRFLYSIERAVGMLRENVNMNLIEQRGCFEIFFIIFWLIAELLVLHCSFKYMIAFFGTESARAKYYMMSRQVEAYMNNRRFPPRIKKKVLKFYAIRFQSHFFVESRMMACVSGQLRNDMVMYTGRQLVRELFFLKQLPRLLLMEITLRFKLVIFIEGDIIFKIHTIGDEIYFIHKGTVAIYSESGREVCHLEDGEYFGGIALVMKHRLRTASAVAVTNCELFSLSRDDFETISCYPTVYDEIKRVATQRQESMRVLDEHFRLQQHIRSGELLEVQLG; this is encoded by the exons ATGATGCCTTCGGTGCAAAGCTTTATCCAGGAGCCAGCAAAGGCTAAAGAGGCGAAGCATCCATACTTCACGCACCACGAATGTTGCCTAAAAGAAATCAAACCAAGCAAGTACAAGATAAACTGCAGCAGTTTTCGGAAACGTATCCTAGATTTGACAGCAGTCAGGCCGAGCGACGTACGAGCTCATTATATGTTCAG GTCATATGCATCTTTAAATGCGGAAAAGTATCGACAGTTCACCGAATACCCGTGTTCTATACACCCATTCAGCAAGATGCGTTTCTGGATGGAAATTATCGTCTGTGTGTGCATTGTGGTATCCAACTCATTGATGCCGTTATGGATAAGCCAAACTCATCCGATACAAGAA CAACCACTATATATCACCATGTTAGTATTCGACTTTCtttatttgataaatattaTCGCCAATTGCTTCACGGGATTTGTGAGTGGAAAGAATCACCAATACGTTGTCTTAAATAAACGGAATATCCTCTGGCGATACGCTAAGACTTGGCTATTCGTCGACGCTGTGGTTCTGGCGTGTAATATAATAGATCATAAGAGCAAGAAAAACCAGACTTTAGTCGTAGCTATTGTATGTTCGAAGGTTTTAAGGATTCCAATTCTACTCATCTATTTTAATAACATAGCAAAAGTCTTAAGGATGGGG GTGCCACTAAAAACAGCGATAGAAGTCGTGCTCTTGTTGGTGACGTACGTATGTTGGAACATAGTATTCCAATTCGCTGTGGAATACATGACGGAGAACAGTTTTAATCCAACTAATCCGCAAAACTGTTCGTGGCTAACTATTGGACAACTGTGGAATGCATCTTCGCACGACAGGTTCTTGTATAGCATTGAAAGAGCTG TTGGAATGTTGAGGGAGAACGTGAACATGAATTTAATTGAACAGAGAGGATGCTTCGAGATATTCTTCATCATATTCTGGCTCATTGCAGAA TTGCTAGTATTGCACTGCTCATTCAAATACATGATCGCGTTTTTCGGCACTGAGTCAGCTCGCGCGAAGTATTACATGATGTCGCGTCAAGTCGAGGCTTACATGAACAACCGACGTTTTCCGCCGAGAATCAAGAAGAAAGTCCTCAAGTTCTACGCTATTCGCTTTCAGTCGCACTTCTTTGTg GAATCACGCATGATGGCATGTGTGTCAGGCCAGCTTCGTAATGACATGGTCATGTACACGGGTCGGCAGCTTGTCCGTGAATTGTTCTTCTTGAAGCAGCTACCGCGGCTTCTGCTTATGGAAATTACTTTGCGGTTCAAACTTGTCATCTTTATAGAGGGAGATATCATTTTCAAGATTCATACTATTG GCGATGAAATCTACTTCATTCACAAAGGCACCGTAGCAATATACAGCGAGTCGGGCCGCGAAGTCTGCCACCTAGAAGATGGGGAATACTTCGGTGGTATAGCTCTAGTGATGAAACATAGACTCCGCACCGCTTCCGCTGTCGCAGTAACCAACTGCGAACTGTTCAGTCTGAGCCGAGACGACTTTGAGACTATATCTTGTTATCCAACGGTGTACGATGAGATAAAGAGAGTGGCTACGCAAAGGCAGGAATCCATGCGAGTGCTTGATGAACATTTTAGGCTGCAGCAACATATTAGGAGTGGGGAATTGCTTGAAGTGCAGTTGGGTTAG